A genomic segment from Moorena sp. SIOASIH encodes:
- a CDS encoding transposase — protein MESEPKGPPTCLVAQAIEQPVLELENWVKIEQPNVHVDETPWGVIGVKEWLWLVANQDFCLFRAADTRSRKELESLLGDKYGGVRAQRRKACILTNGYPVVAQQKCLAHMRRHFKGLIKCPGLHNESIGKAFISLQDVRF, from the coding sequence TTGGAGTCGGAACCAAAGGGGCCACCAACGTGCCTAGTAGCCCAAGCCATAGAACAGCCGGTACTAGAACTGGAAAATTGGGTAAAAATAGAACAACCCAATGTCCATGTCGATGAAACCCCTTGGGGGGTCATTGGGGTAAAGGAATGGTTATGGCTAGTCGCCAACCAGGATTTTTGCCTATTTAGAGCAGCAGATACACGTTCACGAAAAGAACTAGAGTCACTGCTAGGAGATAAGTATGGTGGAGTTCGAGCGCAGCGACGAAAAGCGTGTATACTAACTAATGGTTACCCTGTAGTAGCCCAACAAAAGTGCTTGGCACATATGCGCAGGCATTTCAAGGGTTTAATTAAATGTCCTGGATTACACAATGAGAGTATTGGCAAAGCATTTATTAGTCTGCAAGATGTGCGCTTTTGA